The sequence below is a genomic window from Schistocerca nitens isolate TAMUIC-IGC-003100 chromosome 4, iqSchNite1.1, whole genome shotgun sequence.
ggtcgcgataaacaatcatcgccgtacacttgttgtaacattacaaacgtttcacttgcagattttcctagtttgaaacaaaatttgatgttaacatgctgttctttctgtacactcaacattttccgacgcacagacaaaacgtcaactacttaaaacagacgccacgggcagactgagtgcaggaggcagatgaaactcaagcagtaggtggagcgagagtcacgtgacaggccacgcgactttcagccttattgcattcgttttattgtttcaccagtactagtccggtttttttctagccacacctcgtatctttccatgtgagctgtgatttcccttattttattatgatgatgtaaTATCTTCATGATGTGGGTGTCTTATAACAGGGAGTAGTGTCGCATGATAATATCACAGCTGTGGCACCATTTACTGGAACATATGTATTGTGGTAAATTTTGCCAAGAGAAGTGATTTATAAAAAAGTAGGTACTGAGACAAATTTTCCACAATGAAACAGTTCTACTTTAATCCATATCAGATTtgactatgttttgaatgataaggTAAAAATTGATATTAAGAACAAAAAATAACATCTGAATAATGCAATGTATGGAAGCTGTAAATATCAAGGGTTGATCCAGAAGAAAGGATCCCAAAGTGCTCCAGCTGCGTGGGGAGGTGCTAAGCGAAATCTGTCAACACTAGTGTGCGCTGCTGTTCCCCCACTCTTGATTTCACCCCGTAGCACTTCGCTGTGCCTCTCAGTATTGGCTCAGCAGCTGTCCATAATGGAGGTGCCCATTGTTGTTCCCACCAAGTGTGAGATTAATTCCGCATTTCGGTTTTTGCTCACAAAATGGACACCGCCCATGTACATTCACTTTCAGTTGACATAGGTGTATGGTAACAAGTGTATGTCTGTTCAACAAGTCCAAAACCAGTGCACAGAATTTAGTGCTGCTCAGAAGGAGGTCCATGCTGAAGAATGGAGTGGAAGACCTTCAGTTTCAGTGGCGGTCCAATGTAAAGTACTTCGAAACAGGAGAATCACCATCCATGAACTTGTTGCTAAGATTCCTGTGAATTCTTATGGTACGGTTGAAAGAGCTGACAGGAAAATTGGGTATTACAAGTGTTGTGCTCAATGGGTACCATGTATTTTGACAGCAGAACACAAGGAGAAATGCCTTCACTGTGCTTACAAATTTCTTCAAAAGTGTCAAGATGATAAGGAAGCATTGTTGGACTCCATTGTCATGAAAGATGAAACGTGTGTGTTTCATTTCACTACTGAAAGGAAAAATATCCAAACAATGGCTTCATCGATGATCATCAGCCACAAAGAAGTGCAATCAAATTTCTCTTGCAGGCAAAGTCATGGCCACTGTGTTTTACAATTTGAAGGGGGTACTGGTGATCTATTTTGTGGAACCCAGGACAACAACCAACTCAAACAGTTATTGTGAAACGCTATGACAACTCTGACAAGCTATTCAGAACCACCGGAAAGAATGACTGACAGAAGGTGTAATGTTGCTTCACAATGATACCCAACCTCGTGTCTTCTGTGAAGCCCAGGAACTTTTGACAAACTTTGGTTGGTCATCATGCCCCACCCACCTGACAGCCTGGGTCTCATGCCTACTGATTATCATTTGATCCCAAGTTAAAGGAACACTTCAGTGGCCAACACTTCCAGAGCGACAATGAAGTCAAAGAAGAGATGAAATGCTTCCTCAATGAGTTCGCAAGGGAGTTCTATGACAAGGGGATGCAGAAATTGGAGCACCATctacaaaaatacatagaaaaaagatggcaattatgtagaaaaataaagctaagtttcttctttccaatgacgtAAATTTCTATGAGGAAAAACAATGTTGTCTATTTGATAAAATGAAGGGAACCTTAGTTCTGGATCAAACCTTGTAGTAAGACTCTTGACTAGTTTATATAGATTCTGGCAATGTAAGGatctaaagaaaataaataaataaattaattaattaaaaaataacgaAGTGAATTTTATATCAATTATGATGAAAGAATACTTTAACTTTTGTGATAACTAATTTTAATGAATATGATTTAGATGTTAAATACAAATGACCATTTGTGACCAAATGAGGTTGGCTACAGATGGTGTTTTCACTAGGGTAGTGATCATGTGACAAACAGGACTGAGAGCATGTGGGGATGTTATCGTGTCTTTTTCCAGTGGATGCCAATTGTGTAAGATCAATTAGGTGACAGGGTGCTGCTCAGATAGGTGAGCTCAGTACAGCATTTTGGAAGTCTTTTGGCTTTATAACTGAAATGTATATTATCTCACATATGTAATTTGTCAGCAAACTGCTTTCATATGCTGGCAAGACATGACCAACTCAGTTTGTACTTGGAATAGTATCTTGTTGATGAATCTTTAAAATATGAACTATTATCATTAAATCAAGTGTTTTcaatagttaatgtgtttgttttCTCGATTCACTGACTGAGATTTGCTGGCCACTTGATAAACTTATAACACGTTCATTAGGCTGTAAATGCAATGGTAAACAACCACTCCCCTCAGCAGACAAGCCATCTGATAATTTTAGGGTGTTCACTTGCCACTTCAGTAGAAAAGTAGTGGTGGTTCGTGTTATTGAAATTTCATACACTCATCTGGTGTTCACTGGTTTATGCTACTCCCTGGTAAACTACAAGGTAACAAGTCAAATTTATCCAATACTGTAAGCTCAAATGTGGATGAATTTGAACAGCTGTTTCCCTTTGTTACCTGCCTGAAAGGCACGAATCTTTGCTTCCTGTCTGGTGAGTCTCTTACCTCTTTGCATAGACAACTGCAATGGCGATGCAATTAccattttggttttgaatttattttggtggtttttTATTACCTTGGTTATCAGGTTTgccagatattctttccccaagccattcaggtgaagtctgtgttgtgtgtggaatctatgtccaatactgcttatatcaacgcatttcatgtttttaaaatgtctgcagatttttgcaaactggttgttggcactttttatttccctgttaacacatgaccatcttacaagatcacagcgatgcggaatattgaccagtattacattagtgtgagtgaggttcctcagacactgtttaagacCGCGTGTTGCACTCACTGTTTCATTTTGGTAGACATCGTTTGTGCCTCCCACAAGTACAACAAAGTTGTCAGAATAATTTTCATCCATTCCAACTGCATTATTAGTTGCACCACCAATTAAGTTTTTATAGTAAACCAAACAGCCAACCTGTTCCTAGTATTCACCAAAATGCTTAGTAAGCAAATTATGTATATCTTTCAGTTTCTCTTTCTTGATTCTAACTTCAAGAATTATTGGTATTTTGTTCATACCCCCTTTTGCACACTTTTTCATATTGACCAAAGCCAGTTCTATAGTTTGGTTCACATCTCACTGACATATTTCCAGTTTTTGACCTTTTGATGAAAATGCATTTTGAAGGATTGAAACCAAAATGTCATATTCCTGGTGGTTTAATAGTTTCTTCTTTAACATGACTCCAGTTGTAAATTACACGTTTTCCACTCATTTTCTTACTGTTCTATGGCCCTTAAACATGGTCAGATACTCTCCGGAAGTATGACTGTGCCTCTCTTTCACAAATCCTTCTCAACTTGCCTGAAAGCATGATCGGGTGGATGTATGACTGTCTGATCACAGGAAAAGTCCAATCACAGGAAAAGTCAGTTGAACTTCTTTTATATTCTATGGTACATCATGGGTAACCCAGTAAGAAATATTCATGACCATAAAGAAATTTTTATTCTGGTCACTGCAACCATTCAATATGAGCTTAACTTATCTGTCATCTTTACCATGTTTAGTATTACAGAGGCAATCATATACTGCTGGTGCTATTTCATTTGCTTGTTATGAAGCTTTGGTTTCTTTCCAAACATAAAGAAACTCATTGTCCTTATTTAGATCTTGTTTTCAATATCCCATACAGACAATGAAATTGTAATAGTACAACTGTCTTGAATAATATGGGGCTTAGTAAGATACTTTcagcacaataatttttttaagcAGTTATACAAAAACTGCACTACTCCTTCTTCTGGTATCTTTATCTAAGAATGCCTCAGCTGTCTTTTTTAGTGAAGATGACCTAAGAAAGTCTGTAACTAGCATTTTGAAAGGAAACTATACAAAATTTAGGTGTCTCTAATTATGCAGGAATGGAGATGTTAGGTTCTAATATATCTAGATGAAGAACTGTTAACCAGCTGAAAGACTGACAACAAAGAGATCATATGCTGAAAATCATAGCTGAACAATCACATGAAATGCTTTGAACTAAGTTCATCTGTTTTATTCCTACATATTATGTATGCAAATCATCACAGTGTCAACAGTGCTACATGATTTTGGACAAAAAAAGTGGATCTCATATGGAGTTCATTCTAATTTTTCTAGTtcaatctaattttttttaattttttaattttttttttttttttttacatatcttGTCTGACAACAGgattttgtgacaaatataatCACTGTAATCATCTTCTATACGTTTTACGTCTCTTTGTTTTCACATTTGCTAAGAAATTGTCTGAAGTAAGGAATGTCAGAAGGAACTCTCTTACAGGGAACCTCAGGAAAGTTGGGTGAAGCATGATACACCACACAGAGAATACGTCCATAATATAATTCTTCAGACTTTCCCAACACCTCAAGATGTTATGTCTATGATATTTCTATGCAATAAAGATAATGTATTCACAACATTTGTGTATTTTCTAAAGGTGTTTGACATCACGAGCCACAAAATTGCATTATATTTGGAAGTTTGTAAAGCCTTAAGAAGTTTCACATATATATCACATTGACAACAGTGTTCCCTATGATATTGTACGTTAAATGCAAACTACATGGGGCCCCATCATTCtaatttatttgtttttcaaattctTTGTCTGAAATCAGAACTTTATGGCAGGTATATATACTGTAGAAGCTGTGAAGAAAGCAAAAGTGTGTCTCAAGGCTATGCCTTCCGGGTAATAGGAGACACATCTAGAAAAGTGAAAAAATTCAATTAATGTTGGTTTGAAAATCATTGTCTTCCTGTAATTACTTAATGATGCAACAGCCAGCTTAATCTCATATTTTATTGACTCACACTGTACATATAAATTTACCATTAGTGTGTACATATTGTTTATGGAAGATAATCATAAgtaaaattttatcagtttttaGATAAATGACGGAAATGTTGGCTATCATATTATTAAATCTTCTGAAATGTATTGTGATGGCAGATGGACTGGTATACATTAAAAATGGGAATTTAATGAAAGCTGTAAACTAACCTGAATACATCCTCCACCTTTGCTCCTTGTAAATGAATGAAAGAATGTTTTTGGTAGATTTATTGCTTTAGCTGCAAATGAAAGTACACTGAGCTTCCCAATCAGAGACTGAACTACAGAAGTAACTCTGTTACCTTTATTTATAAAAACTCACCATACCAATCCAAAGCTACCATCTCCAATTCAGTGGCGGCTGGACTTGAAAACTGGAACATGTACGACATCAATGTAAATCAGGTCTGTGGAATATGTTAGTTAAATAATCACTTAATCAGCTACAGAAATTAAATAGAAAGGCAACCAGCATGTAATTGTAAAACAAGCCAGAACCTATGCTATACTGGAAATCTAGAACAAGTCTCAAATGTACAGGAATTGTAGGTGTTTTAATAATACTTGACATACCCATGAAAAATTATGGCATGCTATGGAACTGGATAACATGTCACCaagaattgcaggatatgaatTTGCTGCAGGAGTATAAGAGAAACAACATGGATGGTTTACATGGTTCACCTGGAAAATATTAACGCAGTTACATAATTGTCAAAAAGATAACAATAGGAAACTAAGTGAATATTTCTTCACAAGCTTGAAAACTTTTTTAATAAATACAGCAGATGCTATCTTACTTATTGATAAGGTTActgttaaacaaattgaaagtgtGCACTGTAATTACATATGAGGAAACTGTGTGATGGTATAAGCAGTAGTGGAGACAGAggtagagagaaaaagagagagaaagagagagagagagaattgaattgaattgaattttatttgatcatgtaagattacattgtgtacagtaaatgtacgtgtaatataggacatgtcaaagtattaacattctttatcacttatttttctacacctttagcttacatttttacatcactgataatgagtaacaatatatacaaatttaatggcataagtattctgcaacactgtaaaactctttttcaaagagatagtctttaagtttctttggaaagtcattatGAAGTACAATGTCTTGCAggtttttgggcagacttcttagtagtctgataccagagtactggggtcctttttctagcattgctagtcggtggggtatgctccgtacttcattcttctttcttgtattgtgggtgtgttcactagcatttgtaatccagtcctcactaccttttgtgatgtacattattgttttgtatatatacaatgatgagaaagttaagatacctaaattcttgaaacagtttctgcatgtttcagaggtctttcttcttaaaatggtcctaattgcttttttttgtaatgtgaagactcgttttgtctcttgttcgtttgagtttccccacacagtcactccatactgtaagtatggttcgaaaagtccatgatacactgtacacagaaggttctcgtctgaatactgtgatagctgcatcattaagaatatgacagagctcagtttcttacagacattattaatatgttttttccatttcaggtcattatccacaagaatacctaagaatctaacagattctacttcttccagccttgttccatcaacctctaaatccatgtctacagccttttccttgtttttaaacactgcatacatagtctttttgagatttataaccagttcattttccagttcatttgcagatatgtatgctcttctctcaagctgttccacatTTTGGTctctatttagtattgtcatgtcatcagcatacaatattttcttttcttcctcctcaacacctataccattaacaaatacattaaataacaatggctccattaccgaaccctgcggcagtccatatttgatggatttggtttctgattggtacgagtttcctaatgatacatactgcttgcggttgcacaagtatgattttatccattcacctggttgcccccaaatgccatagttgcttaatttttgtatcagcatttcatggtcaatggtgtcaaatgcctttgaaagatccagaaacattgcagagacaacattTTTCTCATCTaaagactgtaaaatgtattctgttagactgacaattgctgattctgtagatttaccct
It includes:
- the LOC126252245 gene encoding aromatic-L-amino-acid decarboxylase-like; the encoded protein is MQRVSGRRLRKAYTDEDGMAIEEFRECGEQIIDLIRDYIEHINLLKARSDKKPFYLQPLMPDHAPEKPDDWDSIMSDFEDHILPGVNHVNHPCCFSYTPAANSYPAILGDMLSSSIACHNFSWFSSPAATELEMVALDWYAKAINLPKTFFHSFTRSKGGGCIQMCLLLPGRHSLETHFCFLHSFYSIYTCHKVLISDKEFEKQIN